In Bacteroidota bacterium, the genomic stretch CATCCCTCTGGCCTTTAGTTCCAGATATTTATTAAGCACATCCATAGTAAGATTTTCAGGGGCCGTTAATACGGTTTGTATACCGTATTGCTGCATGCGTTTTACAATCTCTTTTTTGTCGTATACAAGTTGTTGTGCCTGTGTATAAACGTATTCTTCCTCGGTATTTGTAGGCCTTTTTTGACTAAATTCTTCCAATTCGGTATTTTGGAACATTACAACAACCAGCAGGTGCCTGTTGTTTATTTGCCGCAAAACGGGCAAAATCTGATCGGCAGAATTTTTACTTTCGAAATTCGTAAACAGAAAAAGCAGACTTCGCACCGGAAGCTTAGCCCTGATAACCTGATACAAGCCCTCATAATTAGCATCGAACCGGCCTTCTTTTTCGTTGTATAAAGCCTTTAATATCCTCTCTAAATGTCCGTTACCGTTGCCCGCTCCAATAATGGTATTTACCTTTTCCGAAAACGATATTAAGCCTGCCCGGTCTTTCTTTTTTAAGGCGGTATTGGCAATTGTTAAACTTGTATTTATCGAATAGTCCAACAGGCTGAGATCGTTGAAAGGCATTTTCATATTCCTGCTTTTATCAAGCAGAAGGTACACCGGCTGCGCTTTCTCGTCCTCATAATGATTTACCATTAAACCCTGCCCCCGGCCCGATGCCTTCCAGTTTATTTTCTGAAAATCATCGCCGTGAACATAAGTCTTTATCTGTTCAAATTCGTGACTGTTTCCTATCCTCCTGATCTTCTTTATTCCGTGTGTTTGTACATAGTTGCTTTTTCCGTAAAGCTCGTAGTTTTTCATTTCTACAAGCGATGGATAAACCGGAACAGATTCTTCTATATTAATTGAATATCGCCTTATTACTAAACCAACCTGTGACCTTAAGAAAAGATGAACTTCCCCAAAGTTGTAAAGACCGCGTTTTACCGGGCGAAAATCATAACTTATCTCTTTTGTCTGATAGGCTTTAAATACTTCGGAAACTCTAAAATCGCGAATCTGTAATTCCTTCGGAACTTCGTCAATAACATCCGCCTTAAGTTTCATTGCACTTAAATTCTCAACAATAAGTTTTGCATAGTGTCTGTGCCCCAGCGACAGTTTTTTTCTCACTCTCCTTACTGCACTAAATTTAATTCCCTCCTGAAACAACAACCCTATATCAGAAAGCAAAACAATAATAAATAATATAAGAAGCAATTCGGCAAAAGGAAACAAAATCTTAATAAAGAAGCTTACTGCAAAGGTTATTATTACAGCCGAAAAGGCCATATATAATCTCCTGCTCAGATATAAGTTTTTGAAAATATTCTTCAGCTTATTTAACAGTTTCATTATCGGGGTATTTCTATTTTAGATAATATAGAATCAATAACCTCCTCTGTACTTACTCCTTCAATTTCCAAATCAGAATTAAGAATTATACGGTGATTCATCACGTGTTTTGCCACATATTTAATATCGTCGGGTGTAACAAAATTTCGTCCCCTGATTGCAGCAATTGCTTTTGAACTATTCATAATAGCCAGAGACGCTCTAGATGATGCACCCAGGAAAATATCAGCATTGTTTCGGGTATTCACAATAATATTGGCAATAAAGTCCAGGAGCTGATCGCTTATTTCAACCTCGTTTACAATTTTCTTAATTCTTAAAACATCAGCAGAATCAATAACCGAAGAAACATCTTCAGAAGCTGTTTTATCTGTCTTATTTTTGAATCGTCTTAGAATCAGCTTTTCATCTTCCAGTTCGGGATAATTAAGCTTTAAGCGATAAGTAAATCTGTCGAGTTGCGCTTCCGGCAATTTGTAGGTTCCTTCCTGTTCAATAGGGTTTTGTGTTGCCATAATCATATATGGCTCCTCCATTTTATAAGTTTGTCCGTCGATACTTATTTGCTTTTCCTGCATTACTTCGAAAAGAGCTGCCTGTGTTTTTGCAGGTGCCCTGTTTATCTCATCAATCAGTACAAGGTTCGAAAATACGGGTCCTTTTCTGAAGTTGAAGGTAGATGAGTTGTTATCGAAAACCATGGTTCCGGTAACATCAGTAGGCATAAGGTCGGGAGTAAACTGAACTCTGGAGTAACCCACAGACATAGTTCTGGCAAAAAGTTTTGCAAGTAGTGTTTTTGCAATTCCCGGAACTCCTTCCAGTAAAATATGTCCGTCTACATATAAAGCAGAAAGTAACAGGTCTATTACCTGCTCTTGCCCCACAATTACTTTTGTAATTTCTTCTTTAATTTTAATCGAACTTTCATATACAAAAGATACTTCTTCGTCGACAAAAGCATCGGGTTTTTCTTCAATTTCCTCAATTGCAGGTTTTGCCTGTTCAAGTACTTCTGTATTGTTCACTATTTCAGGTTTCTTTTCGTCTTCCATCTTATTAGTTACTTATTTTTTCTGTTTTTCTTTCTAATCTTAATTTTCGCATTTTCTCAATCTCGAATTCCAATCTTTCAATTTTTGAGAAAAAATCATTTAACTCCTCTTCCATAACTGTTGATTTCTTATTAATCAGAAATTGATAGCGATCGAAAAGAGTGTTTATATATGATAATTTTGCTTCTGTTTTCTTATGAAGTTCTAATCTAAATTCCTTACTGTCTTCTTTACTTTTAATCCTGTATTTTGTACGGTAAGCATTTATCAACAGCTTCATCTTTCTCTTCACCAAAAAACTGTGATCTTTCTGATAGTAAAACAATCTTCCAATGGTTTCTGCAAAATTTATTGATGTATTTCTTAATGGAGCAATATAGGGGATTGTTCTTTGTTCTCTTTTCGAACCAAAAATAATGTATATCAATCCCATCGAAAGTATCAGATACCAGGCCCACCTCAACTCCTTATTCCCCAGTATAAATTCCAACTGGGTTTTAGAAGTTTTTGTCCCGTCCAAACTGCTAAAATACTGGCTCTTACTTCGAACGTCACAGTATGTTTGGCCATCATCGAGGTACGACATTACGTGGGAAACATAGTCTAAGCCTTTCTCTGTTTTCAGAAAATAATTGGTGAACACCAAAGGGTTTGTATGCAGGTATAGTTCTCCCTCTCCAATATTAAAGCGAATAAAATACGGATGCTTGTTTTCCAGTGAATCCAGCTCGTAACCCAAAACATCGTACTTATAGGCTAAATCCATCTTTTCCAAAGAATTGCCAAGTCGTGAAAACTCAACATATCTGGCTTCGAAATGAAAAGGGCTTTTTGTAACAGCTTCCTTAAGATAAAGATCAGCAACAGTATCAGTTAGTGTTTTATAAATCGAATTATCGCTGATAAACATATTGGGTTCATAAACATAAGAGGAGTCATTACTAAAAAAAGGACTAAGGTCTTTACTTATCTTAGTAGTATCTAATCCCGACAAAAGATACAGCCCGTTATTAAACTCTTCACAAACTATCATAGCTTTATTCCCTTTTGAAATATACCTGTGAAGGCTGTCGATTCCCGAAACCGTCAGGTAGTTCGTCTTGCCGACAAAAAGATAGTTCTCAGGTGATTTTTCCCAGGCAGACATATCTTTCATAAGGTTCTCCTCCTGCTCCAAATACTCGAAATTCTCGAAGACATCTTCTTCCAGCATATCATTAAACAAAGAAACAGCATAGGCCGAATCCCAATTTACAAGATAATTTTCTGACCAGTCTTTTTTAATTGCCTGCAAGTATCTCCAGTATAAAACCGATGAGAGGAGCAATATAAACACCCCGATAAATATTAACTTTTTATTCATTGATTTGGGGTATTATTTATTAAGTCGATAATATTTTTATACCTGTTATAGTTGCTTTGCCTTCTGTTTTCATCGAGATTCTGTTCGCCATACCAAACACGCTCATAATCGTAGGTAAGCCCGACAAATTTGCTCTTGAGGCTGCCTGACTTCAATTCGTGTATATAATCGAAATTGGTTTTATTTTTTCTCCACCTTATCAGTCTCAATGATATGAGATTTCTGATTACAATTAAATACTGTATTCGTATAGTTGCTCTAAAATCGCCTTCGGAAAGTGACTTTTCGAGAGCATCGGTAAGTTCCTTTAATGGTGATTCGTGAGATAAATCTTCAACAAGATACTCCCGCTTAACATTGTTCTTTATTCTGAGCGACAGGGGAGTTTCCCAACCTGCTCCCTGAAAAATCAGCATCAGTACATATGCTACCAGCAGCACAGCAACAATAATCATTAAATACATTAACATCGTGAAGATAGCTGATAGCCATTCAGGAACTTTATAATCACCAATCTCAACATTTTTTACTTCTTCCCTTTCGATAAATTCCAGATCATCACCCAGGCTTTTCCAGGCATCCTTATCAATGCTTGCAGGTTCAATTGTTTCCACACTCTTATTGCTTATTCCCTGAGAAAATGTTTGGGGCACATTAACAAATAAAGCCAGAAGGATAAATATCTTAATCAACAAATAACGCATCAATCTCTTTGTTTAGGGTTAATGCCTCATTTTTTTCTATAAAACTGTAATGGGCTATAAATAACGAAGTAAAAAGAAGAATAACAGCCGTAAAAACTATCATCCATCCAATAGTATTTACTATTACTGCTCCAATTGTAACAGATAATTCATCAGAAGAGAACATACTCATCGAAAAAATACCGGAACCAAAATTAGCAAACGGACTTTCGAAAAATACCGTAAGCAACATCAGAACAAACAGAACTATTATGTTTATCCCAAATAAGTTCATATGAT encodes the following:
- a CDS encoding DUF58 domain-containing protein; the protein is MKLLNKLKNIFKNLYLSRRLYMAFSAVIITFAVSFFIKILFPFAELLLILFIIVLLSDIGLLFQEGIKFSAVRRVRKKLSLGHRHYAKLIVENLSAMKLKADVIDEVPKELQIRDFRVSEVFKAYQTKEISYDFRPVKRGLYNFGEVHLFLRSQVGLVIRRYSINIEESVPVYPSLVEMKNYELYGKSNYVQTHGIKKIRRIGNSHEFEQIKTYVHGDDFQKINWKASGRGQGLMVNHYEDEKAQPVYLLLDKSRNMKMPFNDLSLLDYSINTSLTIANTALKKKDRAGLISFSEKVNTIIGAGNGNGHLERILKALYNEKEGRFDANYEGLYQVIRAKLPVRSLLFLFTNFESKNSADQILPVLRQINNRHLLVVVMFQNTELEEFSQKRPTNTEEEYVYTQAQQLVYDKKEIVKRMQQYGIQTVLTAPENLTMDVLNKYLELKARGMI
- a CDS encoding MoxR family ATPase; amino-acid sequence: MEDEKKPEIVNNTEVLEQAKPAIEEIEEKPDAFVDEEVSFVYESSIKIKEEITKVIVGQEQVIDLLLSALYVDGHILLEGVPGIAKTLLAKLFARTMSVGYSRVQFTPDLMPTDVTGTMVFDNNSSTFNFRKGPVFSNLVLIDEINRAPAKTQAALFEVMQEKQISIDGQTYKMEEPYMIMATQNPIEQEGTYKLPEAQLDRFTYRLKLNYPELEDEKLILRRFKNKTDKTASEDVSSVIDSADVLRIKKIVNEVEISDQLLDFIANIIVNTRNNADIFLGASSRASLAIMNSSKAIAAIRGRNFVTPDDIKYVAKHVMNHRIILNSDLEIEGVSTEEVIDSILSKIEIPR